A genome region from Sulfitobacter sp. W027 includes the following:
- a CDS encoding thiolase family protein, translating into MRRRGYDRVVLAVPTSVPYARYSNETAHWWIARALRAMLGKAGIAPGELDGFSVSSFSLAPDTPVGLTQHLGLSPRWLDTVPTGGASGVVALRRAARAVQAGDVDVVACVAGDANRIDSFRSLLSGFSRFSMDATFPYGFGGPNASFALLMDRYMQEYGATREDFGRIAVAQRANALHYPNALMKTPLTLDQYLDARMISDPIALFDCVMPCAGAEAFLVMHEDEALRRDLPFARISGTIERHNAYPEDPMQLRGGWGVDISELYDMAGHGPEDVDLLQTYDDYPVISMMQFEDLGFCAKGEGAGFVHQRDLTITGDFPHNTSGGQLSVGQAGAAGGYLGLVEAIRQVTGQAEGTQVANARRALVSGFGMINYDRGVCSAAAIIEGGEA; encoded by the coding sequence ATGAGGCGCAGGGGCTACGACCGCGTCGTCCTCGCGGTGCCGACCTCGGTGCCCTACGCCCGCTATAGCAATGAGACCGCCCATTGGTGGATCGCCCGCGCGCTGCGCGCGATGCTGGGCAAGGCCGGGATCGCGCCGGGCGAGCTAGACGGTTTCTCGGTCTCCAGCTTCTCGCTCGCGCCCGACACGCCGGTCGGGCTGACCCAGCATCTGGGGCTTAGTCCACGTTGGCTTGATACCGTGCCCACGGGCGGGGCCAGCGGGGTGGTCGCCCTGCGCCGTGCGGCGCGGGCGGTGCAAGCGGGCGACGTGGATGTGGTCGCCTGTGTGGCGGGAGACGCGAACCGGATCGACAGCTTTCGCAGCCTGCTCAGCGGCTTCTCGCGCTTTTCGATGGATGCGACCTTTCCCTATGGCTTCGGCGGCCCCAACGCGAGTTTCGCCCTGCTGATGGACCGCTATATGCAGGAATACGGCGCCACGCGAGAGGACTTTGGCCGCATCGCCGTGGCCCAACGGGCCAATGCGCTGCACTACCCCAATGCACTGATGAAGACCCCGCTCACCCTCGACCAATACCTTGACGCGCGGATGATCTCTGACCCTATCGCTCTTTTCGACTGTGTGATGCCCTGCGCCGGGGCCGAGGCGTTTCTGGTCATGCACGAAGACGAAGCCCTGCGCCGCGACCTGCCCTTTGCGCGGATCAGCGGCACAATCGAGCGGCACAACGCCTATCCCGAAGACCCGATGCAACTGCGCGGCGGCTGGGGCGTGGATATCAGTGAACTCTACGACATGGCGGGTCATGGGCCGGAGGATGTCGACCTGCTGCAAACCTATGACGACTATCCGGTGATCTCGATGATGCAGTTCGAAGACCTTGGATTTTGCGCGAAGGGGGAGGGGGCGGGATTTGTCCACCAGCGCGATCTGACCATCACCGGGGACTTCCCGCATAACACCTCTGGCGGGCAGCTGTCGGTTGGCCAAGCCGGTGCTGCGGGCGGCTATCTGGGACTGGTTGAGGCGATCCGGCAGGTGACGGGGCAGGCTGAAGGCACGCAGGTGGCGAACGCCCGGCGGGCGTTGGTTTCCGGCTTTGGCATGATCAACTACGACCGGGGCGTCTGTTCCGCGGCGGCGATTATCGAAGGGGGCGAAGCATGA
- a CDS encoding SDR family NAD(P)-dependent oxidoreductase, translating into MTEPLKTPQKKNPQKRSTVPTLPPAQRSRAALGVAIAAGRGQFALQHCADCGAVQYPPRDACCKCLSVALNWRETDPTGEVLAETTIRVSPDPYFRERLPWRIGTVQLAAGPVAVCHLHGDVGRGDPVRLVLKLDRAGQGVMVALPQKESEFMQDDPMLRAMSSDPKHRRVLITDARSPLAPPLAQALLKAGAAQIFLGEPEHWRRWDGRAVLEEMENVSLMPLDVTDAASVSRLAAEIGGKVDILINTAQFIRPGGVLGGDTISARDGMETNVLGLLRLAQGFGPAMASRTADGVNSAVAWVNLLSVGALAPAAGFGGFDASQAAARSLSQTLRAEFSGSGLRVMNVYTGPVDDEWHQPLPPPKVSPRVLARTVVSGLINGLEEVACGDVAKDALARWLDDPALMEREMRGNGS; encoded by the coding sequence ATGACCGAACCCCTGAAGACGCCGCAAAAGAAGAACCCGCAAAAGCGCAGCACCGTCCCGACCCTGCCGCCTGCACAACGCTCACGCGCCGCACTCGGGGTGGCGATTGCCGCAGGGCGCGGGCAGTTTGCGCTGCAACACTGCGCCGACTGCGGGGCGGTGCAATATCCGCCGCGTGATGCCTGCTGCAAATGCCTGTCGGTAGCACTCAATTGGCGCGAGACTGATCCGACTGGCGAGGTGTTGGCCGAAACGACAATCCGGGTCTCACCCGACCCCTACTTCCGAGAACGACTGCCTTGGCGGATCGGCACGGTGCAACTCGCCGCCGGGCCGGTGGCGGTGTGCCATTTACACGGCGATGTCGGGCGCGGCGATCCCGTCCGTTTGGTGCTCAAGTTGGACAGGGCCGGGCAGGGGGTCATGGTGGCCTTGCCGCAAAAGGAAAGCGAATTCATGCAAGACGATCCCATGCTGCGCGCGATGTCGAGTGACCCAAAGCACCGCCGGGTGCTGATCACCGATGCCCGCTCCCCCTTAGCCCCGCCACTGGCCCAAGCGCTTCTGAAAGCGGGGGCGGCGCAGATCTTCCTTGGTGAGCCGGAGCACTGGCGGCGATGGGACGGCCGCGCGGTGTTAGAGGAGATGGAGAACGTCAGCCTCATGCCGCTTGACGTGACCGATGCCGCCTCCGTTTCGCGCCTCGCGGCAGAGATCGGCGGCAAGGTCGATATCCTGATTAACACCGCGCAGTTCATCCGTCCCGGCGGGGTGCTGGGCGGCGATACGATCTCTGCCCGCGACGGGATGGAGACCAATGTGCTGGGCCTGTTGCGGCTCGCGCAGGGCTTTGGCCCGGCGATGGCGTCGCGTACAGCGGACGGGGTAAATTCAGCGGTGGCCTGGGTGAACCTTTTGTCAGTGGGGGCGCTGGCACCTGCAGCCGGATTTGGCGGCTTTGATGCCTCGCAGGCGGCGGCGCGGTCGCTCAGCCAGACTCTTCGCGCAGAGTTTTCTGGTTCCGGATTGCGGGTGATGAATGTCTATACCGGGCCTGTGGATGATGAATGGCACCAGCCTTTGCCGCCGCCCAAAGTCTCCCCCCGCGTGCTGGCGCGGACGGTGGTGAGTGGCTTGATCAACGGGCTGGAGGAGGTTGCTTGCGGTGATGTGGCCAAAGATGCTCTGGCCCGC
- a CDS encoding aromatic-ring-hydroxylating dioxygenase subunit beta, with translation MSVTRETLIDFIYDEVRMLGEGRYTEWLDLWLPDGHYWMPLDYQQTDPINQTSLMYEDMFMLKLRVERLNGARTFSQKPKSRCHHVIQRPFVDEMDTEAGRFVTTTFMHYVETRLDEQQLLAVTARHELALVEGRLRIANKRVDIVNCDAAFRNIQLLP, from the coding sequence ATGAGTGTGACGCGCGAAACCCTGATCGACTTCATTTATGACGAAGTGCGCATGTTGGGCGAGGGGCGCTATACCGAATGGCTCGACCTCTGGCTGCCAGATGGGCATTACTGGATGCCGCTGGACTATCAACAGACCGATCCGATCAATCAGACCTCGTTGATGTATGAGGATATGTTCATGCTGAAACTGCGCGTCGAACGGCTTAACGGCGCACGAACCTTCAGCCAAAAACCCAAAAGCCGCTGCCATCATGTGATCCAGCGTCCCTTCGTGGATGAGATGGACACGGAAGCCGGGCGTTTCGTCACGACCACCTTCATGCACTACGTCGAGACGCGGCTGGACGAGCAGCAACTGCTCGCCGTCACCGCGCGGCATGAGTTGGCGCTGGTCGAGGGGCGGTTGCGCATCGCCAACAAACGGGTCGATATCGTCAACTGCGACGCGGCCTTCCGCAACATCCAGTTGCTGCCATGA
- a CDS encoding aromatic ring-hydroxylating dioxygenase subunit alpha, producing the protein MGRYDSPAALAALVQPHQVHRDIYTDQEVFQQEMKHLFANAWVFVGHESQTPNKGDYFSTHIGTQPVIQVRHSTGDIHVLLNRCPHKGTKIVIDRQGNTGKFFRCPYHAWSFKTDGCLLAIPLKKGYQNTGLEETDSGKGMRSVGDVKNYRGFIFARLADEGMSFEEFFGKSLSSLDNMVDRSPAGRLEVVGPPLRYMHHCNWKMLVENQTDTCHPMVAHESSAGTAVKLYEELGLPEDAPKPPAMEIIAPFMSPYEFFEGMGIRTWPNGHGHTGVNHSIHSDYAAIPGYFEALCESYGEEKAKAILDENRHNTVYFPNIMIKGPIQQLRVFIPIAADRTVVESYIYRLVDAPDELTARTAMYNRMINAPTSIVGHDDLEMYERAQEGLMVDGLEWVNIQRLIEEDEDFEVEAVENGTTERQMRNQFHAWVKFMTMCQKTEAAE; encoded by the coding sequence ATGGGACGTTACGACAGCCCGGCGGCACTGGCCGCCCTCGTGCAGCCACATCAGGTGCACCGCGATATCTACACCGATCAAGAGGTGTTCCAGCAGGAGATGAAGCATCTCTTCGCCAATGCTTGGGTCTTTGTTGGCCATGAGAGCCAGACCCCGAACAAGGGCGATTATTTCAGCACCCACATAGGCACACAGCCGGTCATTCAGGTGCGCCATTCGACGGGCGACATCCATGTCCTGCTAAACCGTTGCCCCCACAAAGGCACCAAGATCGTGATCGATAGGCAGGGCAACACCGGCAAGTTCTTCCGCTGCCCCTATCATGCATGGAGCTTCAAAACCGACGGTTGCCTTTTGGCGATCCCGCTCAAAAAAGGCTACCAAAATACCGGGCTGGAGGAGACCGACAGCGGCAAGGGCATGCGCAGCGTTGGCGATGTGAAGAACTACCGTGGCTTCATCTTCGCCCGGCTCGCCGACGAGGGCATGAGTTTCGAAGAGTTCTTTGGCAAGAGCCTGTCGTCACTCGACAATATGGTTGACCGCTCCCCCGCCGGACGGCTCGAAGTCGTCGGCCCGCCGCTGCGCTACATGCACCATTGCAACTGGAAGATGCTGGTCGAAAACCAGACCGACACCTGCCACCCGATGGTGGCCCACGAAAGCTCAGCCGGGACGGCGGTGAAGCTCTACGAAGAACTGGGCCTCCCCGAGGATGCGCCCAAACCCCCCGCGATGGAGATCATCGCCCCTTTCATGTCGCCTTACGAATTCTTCGAAGGCATGGGCATCCGCACCTGGCCCAATGGCCACGGGCACACTGGCGTAAACCATTCGATCCACTCGGATTACGCCGCCATCCCCGGCTATTTCGAGGCGCTCTGCGAAAGCTATGGAGAGGAGAAAGCCAAGGCGATCTTGGATGAGAACCGCCACAATACGGTCTATTTCCCCAACATCATGATCAAAGGCCCGATCCAGCAGCTGCGCGTTTTCATCCCCATCGCTGCCGATCGGACCGTGGTGGAAAGCTACATCTACCGCCTCGTCGATGCCCCGGATGAGCTGACCGCCCGCACCGCGATGTACAACCGCATGATCAACGCGCCCACCTCCATCGTCGGCCACGACGATCTGGAAATGTACGAGCGCGCGCAGGAAGGGCTGATGGTCGACGGTTTGGAATGGGTGAACATCCAACGGCTGATCGAAGAGGACGAGGATTTCGAGGTCGAAGCGGTCGAAAACGGCACAACCGAGCGCCAAATGCGCAACCAATTTCACGCTTGGGTCAAGTTCATGACCATGTGCCAAAAGACGGAGGCGGCGGAATGA
- a CDS encoding AMP-binding protein gives MIGAETETVFAAFEDTAARYPERGFLNVLPETADIYGIAAGEVTYAEAAREVAALRKRISAAGYLPGQRVMLLMENRPAFFLWWLALNGLGLSVVPVNPDLRATELSYMIDHAEPVLAMAIPARGNDLRAAAEQAGRDMPVIAPGDPLPMPVTTTAIAAREGGAEEAEAALLYTSGTTGQPKGCILTNTYFLDAGRWYADTGGLCALSRDRERMITPLPIFHMNAMAYSFMAMIAVGGCLTALDRFHPRSWWASVRASGATCLHYLGVMPSMLMGAEASETDRDHSVRFGFGAGVDPKLHAAFEARFGFPLVEAWAMTETGAGAVICANREPRRVGESCLGAPEGGLEVRLLDDVGQEADQGELLVRRAGADPRRGFFAGYFKNAEATDEAWTDGWFHTGDIVRRAPDGAMYFVDRKKNVIRRSGENIAAVEVESTLMRHPAVASAAVAAVPDAVRGDEVFACIVPKDAGADPAALAQDITRWCLTQLAYYKAPGFIAFVEALPLTATQKLQRGVLKTLAADLLNDPATQDLRGMKKRTAA, from the coding sequence ATGATCGGGGCGGAGACTGAGACGGTCTTCGCGGCCTTTGAAGACACCGCCGCGCGGTATCCCGAACGGGGATTTCTGAATGTCCTGCCGGAAACGGCGGACATCTACGGCATCGCGGCGGGGGAGGTGACTTATGCTGAAGCCGCGCGTGAGGTTGCGGCCCTGCGCAAGCGCATCTCGGCGGCGGGTTATCTGCCCGGGCAACGCGTGATGCTGCTGATGGAGAACCGCCCTGCGTTTTTCCTTTGGTGGCTGGCGCTGAACGGCTTGGGCCTGTCGGTCGTGCCGGTGAACCCCGACCTGCGGGCGACGGAGCTCAGCTATATGATCGACCATGCCGAGCCGGTCTTGGCCATGGCGATCCCTGCACGGGGCAATGATCTGCGTGCGGCAGCAGAGCAAGCCGGGCGCGACATGCCCGTGATTGCACCGGGCGACCCTCTCCCTATGCCGGTCACGACCACGGCCATCGCGGCGAGGGAGGGCGGCGCGGAGGAGGCGGAAGCCGCACTTCTCTACACCTCCGGCACCACGGGCCAGCCCAAAGGCTGCATCTTGACCAACACCTATTTCCTAGATGCCGGACGCTGGTACGCAGACACCGGCGGGCTCTGCGCCCTGTCGCGAGACCGCGAGCGCATGATCACGCCGCTGCCGATCTTCCACATGAACGCGATGGCCTATTCCTTCATGGCGATGATTGCCGTGGGCGGCTGCCTGACCGCGCTTGACCGCTTCCACCCGCGCAGTTGGTGGGCTTCGGTCCGGGCTTCGGGCGCGACCTGTCTGCACTACCTCGGCGTGATGCCGTCGATGTTGATGGGGGCCGAAGCAAGCGAAACCGACCGTGACCATTCCGTGCGCTTTGGCTTCGGCGCGGGGGTGGACCCGAAATTGCACGCCGCCTTCGAGGCGCGTTTCGGTTTTCCGCTGGTCGAGGCTTGGGCTATGACCGAAACCGGCGCGGGTGCCGTGATCTGCGCCAATCGCGAACCGCGCCGCGTGGGGGAAAGCTGTCTCGGCGCGCCCGAAGGGGGGCTGGAGGTCCGGCTGCTCGACGATGTCGGGCAAGAGGCCGATCAAGGCGAGCTGCTGGTGCGCCGCGCCGGTGCCGACCCGCGGCGCGGGTTCTTCGCGGGCTACTTCAAGAATGCCGAAGCCACGGATGAGGCTTGGACAGATGGTTGGTTTCACACCGGCGACATCGTGCGCCGCGCCCCCGATGGTGCGATGTATTTCGTCGACCGCAAGAAAAACGTCATCCGTCGCTCGGGCGAAAACATCGCGGCGGTCGAGGTGGAATCGACCCTTATGCGCCACCCCGCCGTGGCCAGTGCCGCCGTGGCGGCCGTGCCCGATGCCGTGCGGGGGGATGAGGTTTTTGCCTGTATCGTGCCGAAGGACGCAGGCGCTGACCCGGCAGCCCTTGCGCAGGACATCACCCGCTGGTGCCTCACCCAACTTGCCTATTACAAAGCCCCCGGCTTCATTGCTTTTGTCGAAGCGCTGCCGCTGACCGCGACGCAGAAACTTCAACGCGGGGTGCTGAAAACGCTGGCCGCCGACCTGCTAAACGATCCCGCCACGCAGGACCTGCGCGGGATGAAGAAACGGACGGCGGCATGA